Below is a window of Salvelinus fontinalis isolate EN_2023a chromosome 14, ASM2944872v1, whole genome shotgun sequence DNA.
AATGGctagatttatttttttattttttttattttggtaATAGGACGACAAAAGAAATGTTAAATGGAGATTACATGAGGAAATATacagtaaatacatttgattgtaaCATGAATTAACATTGAAGATACACTTTAATTAGTGAGAATAAGATTGTATTATCGTAATAATAACCTTGCCCAAAAGCATATTAGCCATTACTAAGCATGATTTTAAAGAGTTAACAAGGCATGCATTCCCtcctttaatttaaaaaaaataataataatgttttacGCAAAATAGTGTATAACTAGAATTACAACTGGGATGGCATTGATTTGGTCTTTACCAGCACTTTGGCAGGGTTGAAAACAGCTCCAACTGAAGAGAGACGATGATGAAACAAACAAATTGATTTCCCAAAGTCAAAGTTACAGTCCCGTATGGACAGGAGGAGGCAGTATAGAACAAAGTTACAGTCCCGTATAGACAGGAGGAGGCAGTATAGAACAAAGTTACAGTCCTGTATAGACAGGAGAGGCAGTATAGAACAAAGTTACAGTCCCGTATAGACAGGAGGAGGCAGTATAGAACAAAGTTACAGTCCCGTATAGACAGGAGGAGGCAGTATAGAACAAAGTTACAGTCCCGTATGGACAGGAGGAGGCAGTATAGAACAAAGTTACAGTCCCGTATAGACAGGAGGAGGCAGTATAGAACAAAGTTACAGTCCCGTGTGGACAGGAGGAGGCAGTATAGAACAAAGTTACAGTCCCGTATAGACAGGAGGCAGAATAGAACAAAGTTACAGTCCCATATAGACAGGAGGAGGCAGTATAGAACAAAGTTACAGTCCCGTATGGACAGGAGGAGGCAGTATAGAACAAAGTTACAGTCCCGTATGGACAGGAGGAGGCAGTATAGAACAAAGTTACAGTCCCGTGTGGACAGGAGGAGGCAGTATAGAACAAAGATACAGTCCCATATAGACAGGAGGAGGCAGTATAGAACAAAGTTACAGTCCCGTATGAACAGGAACGGCAGTATAAAAATAAGAATTGAGATGGCAGAGGCTTGAGTGAAAACAGGtagaaaaatgtattaaaaaaatagcTTAAAAATAAGTCTGTCAGATAAAGTTCAAATTTCAGATGATTCCACCTCCAAGCTTCTCAGAACTCAGACTTGATGCTGACAGAGCTCTCGTGTGTCCCCTTCAGCTCTCCTGCACTGGTGGCCCCTGATCCCCCGGCCCTGTCTCTCAAGAACAGCCTCCTCACCGTTCCCCGGAACTTCTCGGCCCCAAACAGGTATACCAGAGGATCCAGGCCCCCGTTCAGACAGGTGAGGGAGGAGGTGACGCGGTTGGCCAGCGACAGACCCCGCCTGGTCTGGCAGGAGACATCTGGGTGGGCGTACCCCAGGATGAACGTGGCTCTGGAGGCGTGGTACGGCAGGAAGCACACCACATAGATCAGCATGACCAGGCCGATGGTCCTCAGGGCTCGCAGCTTCAGCTGGGGCTCCATTCGGGATCCTTTCCTCAGGCTGTGGATGATGAGCAGGTAGCAGGACAGcgtggagaggaaaggaggggtgaAGGCTACGGCTAAAGAGACGAGGGCATTACGAGAGGCTTTCTCCCTGTACAGCTGCAGACACACCGTCATCCCGTCCACCTCCGCAGTCTGGCGGGTGACCAGCAGGGGCGCCATGGAGACAGTGACCAGCGCCCACAGGGAGAAACTGATGGTGTGGGCGTAGCGGGCACGCCGGATCTTCAGTGACCTCACGGCGTGCACCACGGCCAGGTAGCGGTCCCCAGCTACGCACGCCAAGAAGTAGAGACTCGCGTACATGTTGACATAGAACAGGAAGCCGGCGACTCGACACGGAACCTCGCCGAACGGCCAGTGGCCCCCCGTGAGGTGGTATGTGGCGCGGAGCGGCAGGATTATGACGTAGGAGAGGTCGGCCACAGCCAGATGCAACAGGAAGACGTTAGCGGGAGAGGATGTGCCGCGCTGCCGGGAGAATATCCAGAGGGCCAAGGCGTTACCTGTTGTGGTGAAAGAACGAGACTTGTACTGATCTCGTTTATTAGATCTCAAACTCcttatctcaactagggtggatgaagaggatatctcaacttgggtggatgaagaggatatctcaactagggtggaggaagaggatatctcaactagggtggatgaagaggatgtctcaactagggtggaggaagaggatatctcaactagggtggatgaagaagatatctcaactagggtggaggaagaggatatctcaactagggtggatgaagaggatatctcaactagggtggagaaagaggatatctcaactagggtggaggaagaggatatctcaactagggtggagaaagaaggatatctcaactagggtggaggaagaggatatctcaactggggtggatgaagaggatatctcaactagggtggaggaagaaggatatctcaactagggtggaggaagaggatatctcaactagggtggaggaagaggatatctcaactagggtggaggaagaggatatctcaactagggtggatgaagaggatgtctcaactaggg
It encodes the following:
- the gpr17 gene encoding uracil nucleotide/cysteinyl leukotriene receptor isoform X2 — protein: MKIQTTPTMDMDALTSILSNASLESSCAPVDNTVENMVFGGYYILVFLLALNGNALALWIFSRQRGTSSPANVFLLHLAVADLSYVIILPLRATYHLTGGHWPFGEVPCRVAGFLFYVNMYASLYFLACVAGDRYLAVVHAVRSLKIRRARYAHTISFSLWALVTVSMAPLLVTRQTAEVDGMTVCLQLYREKASRNALVSLAVAFTPPFLSTLSCYLLIIHSLRKGSRMEPQLKLRALRTIGLVMLIYVVCFLPYHASRATFILGYAHPDVSCQTRRGLSLANRVTSSLTCLNGGLDPLVYLFGAEKFRGTVRRLFLRDRAGGSGATSAGELKGTHESSVSIKSEF
- the gpr17 gene encoding uracil nucleotide/cysteinyl leukotriene receptor isoform X1 translates to MSEVITEKEMKIQTTPTMDMDALTSILSNASLESSCAPVDNTVENMVFGGYYILVFLLALNGNALALWIFSRQRGTSSPANVFLLHLAVADLSYVIILPLRATYHLTGGHWPFGEVPCRVAGFLFYVNMYASLYFLACVAGDRYLAVVHAVRSLKIRRARYAHTISFSLWALVTVSMAPLLVTRQTAEVDGMTVCLQLYREKASRNALVSLAVAFTPPFLSTLSCYLLIIHSLRKGSRMEPQLKLRALRTIGLVMLIYVVCFLPYHASRATFILGYAHPDVSCQTRRGLSLANRVTSSLTCLNGGLDPLVYLFGAEKFRGTVRRLFLRDRAGGSGATSAGELKGTHESSVSIKSEF